A part of Citrifermentans bremense genomic DNA contains:
- a CDS encoding glycosyltransferase family 2 protein codes for MSNSPPPDVPLPGGDLQPALRSDPAALPKFSIIIPVKPGGEVRALAGVREAAYPDDLFEVLVAYGCQPSVQRNVAAREARGELLYFLDDDSLVAPDFLVRAAAHYREAKVAAVGGPSLTPATDSPLQRAIGIAFTSPVGGGGVRNRYRKSGSARYSNDSELILCNLSFRRDIFLSHEGLDERLYPNEENELMDRLQQEGNLLVHDPELAVVRSQRRTYRAYVRQMYGYGRGRGEQTLISGKVKPVSLAPSLFLIYLLSLPFLVAGLGGGFYLLPLLCYLILVATASVAATFTQGDLSLLPRLLLVFPTLHLVYGAGVLRGLARPRYRGGKQTHWDVEVRRVKAFADSEICN; via the coding sequence TTGTCCAATAGCCCCCCCCCCGACGTTCCTCTACCCGGGGGAGATCTTCAGCCGGCCCTGCGGTCCGACCCTGCGGCGCTCCCCAAGTTCTCCATCATCATACCGGTGAAGCCGGGGGGCGAGGTGCGTGCCCTGGCCGGCGTGCGAGAGGCGGCCTATCCGGACGACCTTTTCGAAGTGCTGGTCGCCTACGGCTGTCAGCCCAGCGTGCAGAGAAACGTCGCCGCCCGCGAGGCCAGGGGAGAGCTCCTCTATTTCCTGGACGACGATTCCCTGGTCGCACCTGACTTTCTTGTCCGGGCGGCGGCCCACTACCGGGAGGCGAAGGTCGCGGCGGTAGGAGGTCCCTCACTCACCCCTGCCACCGATTCGCCGCTGCAAAGGGCGATAGGGATCGCCTTCACCTCTCCGGTTGGCGGCGGCGGGGTGCGCAACCGATATCGGAAGAGCGGGAGCGCCCGGTACAGCAACGACAGCGAGCTGATCCTCTGCAATCTAAGCTTCAGACGCGACATCTTCCTCTCCCACGAGGGGCTGGACGAGCGGCTCTACCCGAACGAGGAGAACGAGCTGATGGACCGGCTGCAGCAGGAGGGAAACCTGCTGGTGCACGACCCTGAACTTGCCGTGGTGCGCAGCCAGCGCAGGACCTATCGCGCGTACGTCAGGCAGATGTACGGTTACGGCCGGGGACGCGGCGAGCAGACCCTGATCTCGGGCAAGGTGAAGCCGGTCTCCCTCGCGCCGTCGTTGTTTCTAATCTACCTCCTGTCGCTCCCGTTCCTCGTAGCGGGCTTGGGAGGGGGCTTTTATTTGTTGCCGCTTCTTTGCTACCTGATCTTGGTTGCCACAGCCTCAGTTGCCGCTACCTTCACCCAGGGCGACCTGTCGCTGCTCCCCAGGCTGTTGCTGGTGTTTCCGACGCTTCACTTGGTCTACGGCGCAGGCGTTTTGCGCGGCCTTGCCCGTCCCCGTTACCGGGGTGGCAAGCAGACCCACTGGGATGTCGAAGTGAGGCGGGTGAAGGCCTTCGCGGATAGCGAGATTTGTAATTGA
- a CDS encoding cytochrome c3 family protein, translating into MFVLGAILMPDAARADFTCSICHKDLVQGSVPHKPVAAGRCMDCHKQFNDNHPLGKDSMEFKVPKQNLCAGCHPHVVKKKFLHKPVGTGECTGCHMAHSADVKYLLKDRSPELCFRCHARERYTGVFTHASVANGECLACHDAHQADGRSLLRKPGSELCFLCHDAKLFTGKSVHNPVVAGECVNCHAIHGSPCRKLLKGDYPTELYRPFNSDAFPLCFTCHDPALAEAPKTDRITKFRNGDRNLHAVHVNKPGKGRSCKMCHNPHAEVQDRLIYPKAYGFGSWEIPIKFEATQTGGGCSVGCHRTLRYDRVNPVVQ; encoded by the coding sequence ATGTTCGTTCTTGGCGCCATCCTGATGCCGGATGCCGCCCGGGCCGATTTTACCTGCAGCATCTGCCACAAGGACCTGGTCCAGGGGAGTGTGCCGCACAAGCCGGTCGCGGCGGGGCGTTGCATGGACTGCCACAAGCAGTTCAACGACAACCACCCGCTCGGCAAGGACAGCATGGAGTTCAAGGTCCCCAAGCAAAACCTCTGCGCCGGGTGCCACCCCCACGTCGTGAAGAAGAAGTTCCTGCATAAGCCGGTGGGAACCGGCGAGTGCACCGGGTGCCACATGGCCCACAGCGCCGATGTGAAGTACCTCCTGAAGGACCGCTCCCCCGAGCTTTGCTTCCGTTGCCACGCCCGCGAGCGTTACACCGGTGTCTTCACACATGCGTCGGTCGCCAACGGTGAATGTCTGGCCTGCCACGACGCACACCAGGCCGACGGCAGAAGCCTTCTCAGAAAGCCCGGCTCCGAGCTCTGCTTCCTGTGCCATGACGCGAAGCTTTTTACGGGGAAATCGGTGCACAATCCGGTTGTCGCGGGGGAATGTGTCAACTGCCATGCCATCCACGGCTCCCCCTGCCGTAAGCTGCTCAAAGGGGACTACCCGACGGAGCTGTACCGTCCGTTCAACAGCGACGCCTTCCCGCTTTGCTTTACCTGCCACGATCCCGCTCTTGCCGAAGCGCCCAAGACGGACCGGATCACCAAGTTTAGAAACGGCGACCGCAACCTGCATGCCGTCCACGTGAACAAGCCCGGGAAAGGTCGCTCCTGCAAGATGTGCCACAACCCTCACGCTGAGGTCCAGGACCGGCTCATCTACCCGAAAGCCTACGGCTTCGGCAGCTGGGAGATCCCGATCAAGTTCGAGGCGACTCAAACCGGCGGCGGCTGTTCCGTCGGCTGCCACAGGACACTCCGCTACGACAGGGTGAACCCCGTTGTCCAATAG
- the ccsB gene encoding c-type cytochrome biogenesis protein CcsB produces MSSSSLFNVTMIVYMVSTCIFFAFLASRNKTVGALGTYAALFGFAVQTAAIGMRWKESYDMGHGHAPLSNLFESVVFFSWTIVMIFLLIDFKYKYRAIGFFVMPFALFGMAWAQLSLDSNIEPLVPALQSNWLVYHVITCFLGYAAFAVACGISIMYLIRERMEQGGGNAQAGGLLSMFPSIKILDDLNYKAIMIGFPLLTLGIVTGAAWANYAWGTYWSWDPKETWSLIVWFVYAAFLHARITRGWVGRRAAILSVIGFAATIFCYLGVNLFLSGLHSYGK; encoded by the coding sequence ATGTCCAGTTCCTCGCTGTTCAACGTCACCATGATCGTTTATATGGTTTCAACCTGCATATTCTTCGCGTTCCTTGCCTCGCGCAACAAGACGGTCGGGGCGCTCGGCACCTACGCTGCTTTGTTCGGGTTCGCGGTACAGACCGCGGCCATCGGCATGCGCTGGAAGGAATCCTACGACATGGGGCATGGCCACGCGCCTTTGTCCAACCTGTTCGAGTCGGTGGTCTTCTTCTCCTGGACCATCGTGATGATCTTCCTGTTAATCGACTTCAAGTACAAGTACCGCGCCATCGGCTTCTTCGTCATGCCTTTTGCGCTGTTCGGCATGGCCTGGGCCCAGTTGAGCCTGGACAGCAACATCGAGCCGCTGGTCCCCGCGCTGCAGAGTAATTGGCTTGTGTACCACGTCATCACCTGCTTCCTCGGCTATGCCGCCTTCGCGGTCGCCTGCGGCATCTCCATCATGTACCTGATCCGGGAGCGGATGGAGCAGGGTGGGGGCAACGCCCAGGCCGGCGGGCTTCTTTCCATGTTCCCTTCTATCAAGATCCTGGACGACCTGAACTACAAGGCGATCATGATCGGTTTCCCGCTTTTGACCCTGGGGATCGTCACCGGCGCCGCCTGGGCCAACTACGCCTGGGGCACCTATTGGAGTTGGGACCCGAAAGAGACCTGGTCCCTGATCGTCTGGTTCGTTTACGCAGCCTTCCTGCACGCACGCATCACCCGCGGTTGGGTCGGCCGTCGCGCCGCCATCCTTTCCGTCATCGGCTTCGCGGCAACCATCTTCTGCTACCTGGGCGTAAACCTGTTCCTTTCGGGTCTGCACAGCTACGGCAAATAA
- the resB gene encoding cytochrome c biogenesis protein ResB produces MTTNKRGFAQEVWDFFCSLKLSIFLLIGLALVSIIGTVIPQGPQREYLATLSETKIKLYSSLGFFDMYHSWWFILLLYLLTLNLICCSIKRLPRVWKVVSEPVKVMDDNFEKSLSNVKEFKLKGSKEELKDRMVSFLKAEFAEPVITEQGGEYHLFAQKHPWCRLGVYVVHLSIIIVFIGALVGSFFGYKAYVNIPEGGSVSQVQTNSGKVIDLGFDVRCEKFSVSFYDTGAPKEFKSILSVTDKGQPVPGLQHVPIIVNDPLTYKGITFYQSSYGQSDEGVSYYLTVRNRNGGQPVKLKARQGERLALPGGAFVSVMEATMDVRPFMRGFDGPGAQVEFTPAGGNPQPFVILSDKYESFNAQHGGDLVLTFDGMDQKFFTGLQVAKDPGVWVVWLGCFLMVVGICMAFFMSHKRVWARVSDAGVTLGGSASKNPTGFEIAFDELVEKLNKL; encoded by the coding sequence TTGACAACGAACAAACGCGGATTTGCACAAGAGGTTTGGGATTTTTTCTGTTCCTTGAAACTTTCGATTTTCCTGCTGATTGGCCTGGCACTGGTCTCGATCATCGGTACGGTGATACCGCAGGGACCTCAACGTGAATACCTTGCCACTTTGAGTGAGACCAAGATCAAACTCTACAGTTCCCTTGGCTTCTTTGACATGTACCACTCATGGTGGTTCATCCTGCTTCTGTACCTCCTCACGCTGAACCTGATCTGCTGCTCCATCAAGAGGCTGCCGCGCGTATGGAAGGTCGTTTCCGAGCCGGTCAAGGTGATGGACGACAACTTCGAGAAGAGCCTCTCCAACGTGAAGGAGTTCAAGCTCAAGGGGTCGAAGGAGGAGCTGAAGGACAGGATGGTCTCCTTCCTCAAGGCGGAGTTCGCAGAACCCGTGATCACGGAGCAGGGAGGCGAGTACCACCTCTTCGCCCAGAAGCACCCGTGGTGCCGGCTTGGCGTCTACGTGGTGCATCTCTCCATCATCATCGTCTTCATCGGAGCGCTGGTCGGCTCCTTCTTCGGATACAAGGCCTACGTTAACATCCCTGAGGGTGGTTCCGTGTCGCAGGTGCAGACCAACAGCGGCAAGGTGATCGACCTCGGCTTTGACGTGCGCTGCGAGAAGTTCTCGGTCAGCTTCTACGACACCGGCGCTCCCAAGGAGTTCAAGAGCATCCTGAGCGTCACCGACAAGGGGCAGCCTGTCCCGGGCCTGCAGCACGTTCCCATCATCGTGAACGACCCGCTTACCTACAAGGGGATCACCTTCTACCAGTCCAGCTACGGCCAGTCCGACGAGGGTGTCTCCTACTACCTCACCGTGCGTAACCGCAACGGCGGCCAGCCGGTAAAACTCAAAGCGCGCCAGGGCGAGCGGCTGGCACTTCCGGGCGGCGCCTTCGTTTCCGTCATGGAAGCGACCATGGACGTGCGTCCCTTCATGAGGGGTTTCGACGGCCCCGGCGCACAGGTTGAATTCACCCCTGCCGGTGGCAACCCGCAGCCGTTCGTGATCCTCTCCGACAAGTACGAGTCTTTCAACGCCCAGCACGGCGGCGACCTGGTGCTGACCTTCGACGGGATGGACCAGAAGTTCTTCACCGGGCTGCAGGTCGCCAAGGACCCCGGCGTATGGGTGGTCTGGCTCGGCTGCTTCCTGATGGTGGTCGGCATCTGCATGGCCTTCTTCATGTCGCACAAGAGGGTCTGGGCTCGCGTTTCCGATGCGGGCGTCACCCTGGGGGGCTCCGCCAGCAAGAACCCCACCGGTTTCGAGATCGCTTTCGACGAACTGGTGGAAAAACTCAATAAATTATAG
- a CDS encoding cytochrome c3 family protein — protein sequence MKKIVAAVALTLAFAVSAMAADSVVYPAKNGNVTFNHKAHQGKNECKVCHGDGAPAKIAINKEAAHGKACKECHAAKGGPTKCGDCHKK from the coding sequence ATGAAGAAGATTGTCGCTGCAGTAGCTCTGACTCTCGCATTTGCTGTTTCCGCAATGGCCGCAGACAGCGTCGTTTACCCCGCCAAAAACGGCAACGTAACCTTCAACCACAAGGCTCACCAGGGTAAAAACGAGTGCAAAGTATGTCACGGCGACGGCGCACCGGCGAAGATCGCTATCAACAAGGAAGCGGCTCACGGCAAGGCATGCAAAGAGTGCCACGCAGCCAAGGGCGGCCCGACCAAGTGCGGCGATTGCCACAAGAAGTAA
- the purE gene encoding 5-(carboxyamino)imidazole ribonucleotide mutase has product MTEPTVLILMGSDSDLSTMEETTKVLSEFGVPYEIHVSSAHRSPVKTAKLASEAAGRGIQVIIAAAGMAAHLAGVIAAETTLPVIGVPMTGGALNGVDALYAMVQMPGGIPVGTMAIGKAGAKNAGLFAVQILSLAAPELRAKLVSYKTKMAEEVEQKDQALQVSRRG; this is encoded by the coding sequence ATGACTGAACCGACCGTACTGATTCTGATGGGAAGCGATTCCGATCTCTCCACCATGGAAGAGACCACCAAGGTCCTTTCGGAGTTCGGCGTCCCCTACGAAATCCACGTCTCTTCGGCCCACCGCTCGCCGGTGAAAACCGCGAAACTTGCCTCTGAGGCTGCCGGGCGCGGCATCCAGGTGATCATCGCCGCAGCCGGCATGGCCGCGCACCTGGCCGGCGTCATCGCCGCCGAAACCACTCTCCCGGTGATCGGCGTACCGATGACGGGCGGAGCGCTCAACGGCGTCGACGCGCTCTACGCCATGGTACAGATGCCTGGCGGCATACCGGTCGGCACCATGGCCATAGGCAAAGCGGGCGCCAAGAACGCCGGGCTCTTCGCCGTGCAGATCCTCTCCCTGGCCGCTCCGGAGCTGCGCGCGAAGCTCGTTTCCTACAAGACGAAAATGGCCGAAGAGGTCGAGCAGAAGGACCAGGCTCTTCAGGTGTCAAGGCGGGGCTAG
- the purD gene encoding phosphoribosylamine--glycine ligase — MKVLVVGSGGREHALVWKIAQSPLVSQVFCAPGNPGTATLAQNVDIAVDNLQGLLDFARKEGVELTVVGPELPLSLGLVDLFEENGLKAFGARKNAAIIEASKAFSKDLMHKYNVPTAAYGVFTEVEPAVSFIDRTGIPIVIKADGLAAGKGVIIAQTRDEAVAAVTDMLSGNAFGAAGSRVVIEEFLKGEEASFLAFTDGERIIPLASAQDHKAVFDGDQGPNTGGMGAYSPAPVVTPAIHDKAMAEVMRRTVDGMKAEGRTYRGVLYAGLMIDGDSVKTLEFNARFGDPECQPLLMRMKSDIVPILMAVASGSLEGVEIEWHDKAAVCVVMAAEGYPADYRKGDLIAGLDAAGRIEDLVVFHAGTKATGEGVVTSGGRVLGVTALGTTVKEAIERAYQGVKEISWPGVHYRKDIGAKAMKR; from the coding sequence ATGAAGGTTTTGGTAGTAGGTAGCGGAGGGCGCGAGCACGCGCTGGTCTGGAAGATCGCCCAGTCCCCGCTGGTAAGCCAGGTGTTCTGCGCGCCGGGGAATCCGGGAACGGCCACCCTGGCGCAAAACGTGGACATAGCGGTGGACAACCTCCAGGGGCTCCTCGACTTCGCCCGCAAGGAAGGGGTCGAACTCACCGTGGTAGGCCCGGAGCTTCCGCTTTCCCTGGGTCTCGTCGATCTGTTCGAGGAGAACGGCCTGAAGGCGTTCGGCGCCAGGAAAAACGCCGCCATCATAGAGGCGAGCAAGGCGTTCTCGAAGGACCTGATGCACAAGTACAACGTCCCCACCGCGGCCTACGGCGTCTTCACCGAAGTCGAGCCCGCCGTCTCCTTCATCGACCGTACTGGGATCCCCATCGTCATCAAGGCGGACGGGCTTGCCGCAGGCAAAGGGGTGATCATCGCCCAGACCCGCGACGAGGCGGTTGCGGCCGTGACCGACATGCTCTCCGGCAACGCCTTCGGCGCGGCAGGCTCCAGGGTGGTCATCGAGGAGTTCCTGAAAGGGGAGGAAGCCTCCTTCCTCGCCTTCACCGACGGCGAAAGGATCATCCCGCTTGCTAGCGCCCAGGACCACAAGGCCGTCTTTGACGGCGACCAGGGGCCCAATACCGGCGGGATGGGAGCCTACTCCCCGGCACCGGTGGTCACCCCCGCCATCCACGACAAGGCCATGGCCGAGGTGATGCGCCGCACCGTGGACGGGATGAAGGCCGAGGGGCGTACCTACCGCGGCGTCCTCTACGCTGGACTCATGATCGACGGCGACTCGGTGAAGACCCTGGAGTTCAACGCCCGCTTCGGCGACCCCGAATGCCAGCCTCTTTTGATGCGGATGAAGTCCGACATAGTCCCCATTCTCATGGCCGTCGCCTCCGGTAGCCTGGAGGGGGTGGAGATAGAGTGGCACGACAAGGCGGCGGTCTGCGTGGTCATGGCGGCCGAGGGGTACCCGGCGGACTACCGCAAGGGGGACCTCATCGCCGGGCTCGACGCCGCAGGGCGGATAGAGGACCTCGTCGTGTTCCACGCCGGAACCAAGGCGACCGGCGAGGGGGTGGTCACCAGCGGCGGCCGCGTGCTTGGCGTGACCGCTTTGGGCACAACGGTCAAGGAAGCGATCGAGCGCGCCTACCAGGGAGTTAAAGAGATCTCCTGGCCCGGCGTTCATTACAGGAAGGACATCGGCGCCAAGGCGATGAAGCGCTAA
- the purH gene encoding bifunctional phosphoribosylaminoimidazolecarboxamide formyltransferase/IMP cyclohydrolase, whose protein sequence is MAKIGRALISVSEKTGVVEFSRALAGYGVEILSTGGTAKLLREAGIAVKDVSEFTGFPEMLDGRVKTLHPKVHGGILGMRENPAHVAKMQEHGIEPIDMVVVNLYPFEATVAKEDCTMEDAIENIDIGGPTMLRSAAKNNRDVTVVVDHADYQVVLDEMKNSGGSVSRETNFRLAVKVYQHTAAYDGAISNWLGARTGEGVAAFPDTLTMQYKLAQGMRYGENPHQSGAFYVEKGSKEASISTARQIQGKELSYNNIGDTDAALECVKQFTEPACVIVKHANPCGVALGANIMEAYDKAYKTDPESAFGGIIAFNRELDESTARAIVERQFVEVIIAPKVTEAASEVVAAKKNVRLMECGFWPENPAPRFDYKRVNGGMLVQDADLELFTELKVVTKRAPTDKEMEDLLFTWRVAKFVKSNAIVYGRDNSTVGVGAGQMSRVNSARIAAIKAEHAGIPVQGAVMASDAFFPFRDGLDNAASVGVTAVIQPGGSMRDAEVIAAADEHGIAMVFTSMRHFRH, encoded by the coding sequence ATGGCAAAGATTGGGCGCGCGCTGATCAGCGTGTCGGAGAAGACTGGTGTGGTGGAATTTTCCCGGGCGCTGGCGGGTTACGGCGTGGAGATCCTCTCCACCGGCGGTACCGCGAAGCTTCTGCGTGAGGCGGGCATCGCCGTCAAGGACGTCTCCGAGTTCACCGGTTTCCCCGAGATGCTGGACGGCCGGGTGAAGACCCTGCACCCGAAGGTTCACGGCGGCATCCTCGGCATGCGCGAGAATCCGGCCCACGTGGCCAAGATGCAGGAGCACGGCATCGAGCCCATCGACATGGTGGTAGTGAACCTCTACCCCTTCGAGGCGACCGTCGCCAAGGAGGACTGCACCATGGAGGACGCCATCGAGAACATCGACATCGGCGGCCCGACCATGCTCCGCTCCGCGGCCAAGAACAACCGCGACGTCACCGTGGTCGTTGACCACGCCGACTACCAGGTGGTCCTGGACGAGATGAAAAACTCCGGCGGCAGCGTGTCGCGCGAGACCAATTTCCGGCTGGCGGTCAAGGTATACCAGCACACCGCAGCCTACGACGGCGCCATCTCCAACTGGCTCGGCGCCCGTACCGGCGAGGGGGTCGCTGCTTTCCCGGACACCCTCACCATGCAGTACAAGCTGGCCCAAGGGATGCGCTACGGCGAGAACCCGCACCAGTCCGGCGCCTTCTACGTCGAGAAGGGGTCCAAAGAAGCCTCCATCTCCACGGCGCGCCAGATCCAGGGGAAGGAACTCTCCTACAACAACATCGGCGACACCGATGCGGCGCTGGAATGCGTGAAGCAGTTCACCGAGCCGGCCTGCGTAATCGTGAAGCATGCCAATCCCTGCGGCGTGGCGCTCGGCGCGAACATCATGGAAGCCTATGACAAGGCGTACAAGACCGACCCCGAGTCCGCCTTCGGCGGCATCATCGCCTTCAACCGCGAACTGGACGAGTCCACCGCCCGCGCCATCGTCGAGCGCCAGTTCGTCGAAGTGATCATCGCTCCCAAGGTGACCGAGGCCGCAAGCGAAGTGGTCGCGGCCAAGAAGAACGTCCGCCTCATGGAGTGCGGCTTCTGGCCCGAGAACCCCGCGCCGCGTTTCGATTACAAGAGGGTGAACGGGGGCATGCTGGTCCAGGACGCCGACCTCGAGCTCTTCACCGAGCTGAAGGTGGTGACCAAGAGGGCGCCGACCGACAAGGAGATGGAAGACCTCCTCTTCACCTGGCGCGTGGCGAAGTTCGTCAAATCCAACGCCATCGTCTACGGCCGCGACAACTCCACCGTCGGCGTGGGCGCGGGCCAGATGAGCCGCGTCAACTCCGCCCGCATCGCCGCCATCAAGGCGGAGCATGCCGGCATCCCGGTCCAGGGCGCGGTCATGGCGTCCGACGCCTTCTTCCCGTTCAGGGACGGCCTCGACAATGCCGCCTCCGTGGGTGTCACCGCGGTGATCCAGCCTGGCGGCAGCATGCGTGACGCCGAGGTCATCGCCGCAGCAGACGAGCACGGCATCGCCATGGTCTTCACCAGCATGAGGCACTTCAGGCACTAA